The proteins below come from a single Nitrospirota bacterium genomic window:
- the eno gene encoding phosphopyruvate hydratase: protein MGLITDVHAREIIDSRGNPTVEVEVFLSSGVSGSAAVPSGASTGTREALELRDGGKRFHGKGVTNAVRNVLKGIAPQLRGIDSCDQTYIDNLMIEIDGTKNKSRLGANAILGVSLAVCKASAEEAGMPLYRYIGGCNAKELPVPMMNILNGGAHADNNLDIQEFMIMPAGFKDFASALRAGVEVFHNLKNILKKKRLSTSVGDEGGFAPDLKGNEEAIMLVMDAIKMSGYKPGKDIYIALDAAASEFADPSGKGYNFEGRNVSSDRMVAYYENLTAKYPILSIEDGLSENDWAGWKILTKRLGKKVQLVGDDVFVTNTEILKKGIKEGIANSILIKLNQIGTLTETLDAIEMAKRAGYTAVVSHRSGETEDTTIADLAVACNTGFIKTGSLARSERVAKYNRLLRIEEELADSAIYKGIETFYNLSK from the coding sequence ATGGGATTAATTACAGACGTACATGCGCGCGAGATAATTGATTCAAGGGGAAATCCGACAGTTGAGGTTGAGGTGTTTCTCAGCAGCGGAGTGTCCGGCAGTGCAGCAGTGCCGTCAGGCGCATCAACAGGCACAAGAGAAGCGCTTGAACTCAGAGACGGCGGCAAAAGATTCCACGGCAAAGGCGTCACAAACGCTGTCAGAAATGTTCTCAAAGGGATTGCGCCTCAGCTCAGAGGAATAGATTCCTGCGACCAGACTTACATAGATAATCTGATGATAGAGATTGACGGAACCAAAAATAAAAGCAGGCTTGGCGCAAATGCAATACTCGGGGTCTCGCTCGCCGTATGCAAGGCCTCAGCAGAAGAGGCAGGGATGCCGCTTTACAGATATATCGGCGGATGCAATGCAAAGGAACTTCCTGTTCCGATGATGAATATCCTTAACGGAGGCGCGCATGCTGACAACAATCTTGACATTCAGGAGTTCATGATAATGCCTGCCGGATTTAAGGATTTCGCCTCTGCGCTGAGGGCAGGCGTTGAGGTATTTCATAATCTTAAAAATATTCTCAAGAAAAAAAGGCTGAGCACCTCTGTCGGAGATGAAGGCGGATTCGCTCCTGACCTCAAGGGCAATGAAGAGGCAATCATGCTCGTAATGGACGCAATAAAAATGTCAGGCTATAAACCCGGCAAAGATATTTATATTGCGCTTGATGCGGCGGCATCAGAATTCGCAGACCCTTCAGGCAAGGGATATAATTTTGAAGGCAGGAATGTATCATCAGACAGAATGGTTGCGTACTATGAAAACCTCACAGCCAAATATCCGATACTTTCCATTGAGGACGGTTTATCGGAAAACGACTGGGCCGGATGGAAAATCCTCACTAAGAGACTTGGCAAAAAAGTGCAGCTTGTTGGAGACGATGTGTTCGTCACAAATACGGAAATCCTTAAAAAAGGGATTAAGGAGGGAATAGCCAATTCCATCCTAATCAAGCTTAACCAGATAGGCACACTGACCGAGACCCTTGACGCCATAGAGATGGCAAAGAGGGCCGGTTATACGGCTGTCGTCTCTCACAGGTCAGGCGAGACCGAGGACACCACAATAGCAGACCTCGCAGTTGCATGCAACACAGGGTTTATCAAAACAGGCTCGCTTGCGCGAAGCGAGAGAGTGGCAAAATACAACAGGCTGCTCAGGATTGAAGAAGAACTTGCTGATTCTGCTATATACAAAGGCATTGAAACATTCTATAATCTAAGCAAATGA
- a CDS encoding septum formation initiator family protein, producing MNSDNLLRKQVVSEIKKKRLITFILIILSFIYLATNLLVGDAGLLKYGELSNKKLSLQKEITELEKENTRIKTQIKSLKENPFYAEKYAREEFGLARPDEYIFQYDR from the coding sequence ATGAATTCGGATAACCTTTTAAGAAAACAGGTTGTATCTGAGATTAAAAAAAAGAGGCTTATCACCTTTATCCTCATAATACTGAGTTTCATCTATCTTGCAACAAATCTTCTTGTGGGAGACGCCGGACTGTTGAAATACGGAGAACTTTCAAACAAAAAGCTCAGCCTTCAAAAGGAAATAACTGAGCTTGAAAAAGAAAACACCCGCATTAAAACCCAGATAAAATCCCTGAAAGAAAATCCGTTCTACGCGGAAAAATACGCGCGGGAAGAGTTCGGCTTAGCAAGACCTGACGAATACATCTTTCAGTATGACAGATAA
- a CDS encoding glycoside hydrolase, which produces MTDNPLYIAFLWHMHQPYYKDPFTGIYRLPWVRLHGTKDYLDMVEILEDFPEIKQTFNLVPSLLEQLRDYTENNATDIYLSLTMKNPRDLTDADKIFMLENFFLANWDNMIKPFPRYYELLVKRGVRFLKVELARTIKYFTVHDFLDLQVLFNLSWIDPMYRRKDPFLSELVKKGKGYTEDEKKLLIEKQFEILKQIIPKYKELNAKGQIELSASPFYHPILPLLWDTDLSKIAMPHVRLPQKRFSNPEDAVKQIKDAVGYFEKTFGYKPAGMWPSEGSVSEDVIRAVHAEGIKWVATDEGILANSLDIRLRDYSGSVTEPSRFYRPYSFSDVSIIFRDHKLSDLIGFVYSEWEPENAADDLINRLLNIRSSLPHDRPYIVPIILDGENAWEHFKNDGHDFLSCLYDRLSNEKRLKAVTVSEFLKHDSGEKLGKLHAGSWINANYSIWIGHEEDNIAWDYLNDTRTDLEAFTKLNPGKPVDEAWQAIYVAEGSDWNWWYGDEHQTETQEEFDELFRLNLMKVYRVMGKETPPSLFVPVLRENRAISPEVIIRGFINPKIDGMVTSYYEWYQGAHIAVGKSGGSMHKAESLVSYIYYGFNQSTLFLRIDPKTSFNDFPPDTTFSINIAKPFAFRINVAYRNGLVQPELFEKKNGEWEKIKDITEAAMQDILEIAIPFKDIKAKAEDELNLFITAYRGNEEIERCPWRGNISVTVPTPDFEATMWY; this is translated from the coding sequence ATGACAGATAATCCGCTTTACATTGCCTTCCTTTGGCACATGCATCAGCCTTATTACAAAGACCCTTTCACGGGGATATACAGGCTCCCGTGGGTGAGGCTTCACGGCACAAAAGACTATCTTGATATGGTTGAAATACTTGAGGATTTTCCGGAAATAAAACAGACATTTAACCTTGTGCCGTCTCTGCTCGAACAGCTAAGGGATTATACTGAGAACAATGCAACGGACATCTATCTCAGCCTTACCATGAAAAATCCACGGGATCTGACAGACGCCGACAAAATATTCATGCTTGAGAACTTCTTCCTCGCAAACTGGGACAACATGATAAAGCCATTCCCGAGATATTACGAACTGCTTGTCAAAAGGGGAGTGCGATTTTTAAAGGTAGAATTAGCAAGGACAATAAAATATTTTACCGTACACGACTTTCTTGACCTTCAGGTGCTGTTTAACCTCAGCTGGATAGACCCGATGTACAGGCGGAAAGATCCTTTCCTGAGCGAACTCGTAAAAAAAGGCAAGGGATACACCGAGGATGAAAAAAAACTTCTGATAGAGAAACAGTTTGAAATTCTGAAACAAATAATTCCAAAGTATAAAGAACTCAATGCGAAAGGACAGATAGAATTATCCGCATCTCCATTCTACCACCCTATCCTGCCGCTCTTATGGGATACGGATTTATCAAAAATCGCCATGCCGCATGTCAGACTGCCGCAGAAAAGATTCTCAAACCCTGAAGATGCGGTAAAGCAGATAAAAGATGCTGTAGGGTATTTTGAGAAAACATTCGGGTACAAACCCGCGGGCATGTGGCCGTCGGAAGGCTCTGTAAGCGAAGACGTAATAAGAGCTGTTCATGCTGAGGGTATAAAATGGGTTGCCACAGACGAAGGCATACTGGCAAATTCGCTTGATATAAGACTGAGAGATTATTCAGGCAGCGTAACAGAGCCGTCACGCTTTTACAGGCCTTACAGCTTCTCTGACGTCTCGATAATATTCAGGGATCATAAGCTCTCAGACCTGATAGGGTTTGTGTATTCTGAGTGGGAACCTGAAAATGCGGCAGATGACCTTATTAACAGGCTATTGAATATCCGTTCCTCGCTTCCTCACGACAGGCCATACATTGTTCCGATAATTTTAGACGGTGAAAACGCATGGGAACATTTCAAAAATGACGGGCATGATTTCCTGAGCTGCCTTTACGATCGGCTTTCAAATGAAAAGAGATTAAAGGCTGTCACAGTGTCGGAATTTCTCAAACACGACTCCGGCGAGAAACTCGGCAAGCTTCATGCCGGTTCATGGATAAATGCAAATTACAGTATCTGGATAGGCCACGAGGAAGACAATATAGCATGGGATTATCTGAATGATACAAGAACTGACCTTGAGGCCTTTACAAAACTTAATCCCGGCAAACCTGTTGATGAAGCCTGGCAGGCCATATATGTCGCTGAGGGCAGCGACTGGAACTGGTGGTATGGCGATGAACATCAGACAGAGACTCAGGAAGAATTTGATGAACTTTTCAGATTAAACCTTATGAAGGTATACAGGGTAATGGGAAAAGAGACGCCGCCAAGCCTCTTTGTCCCTGTGCTCAGAGAAAACCGGGCAATCTCCCCTGAAGTAATAATAAGAGGATTCATAAATCCTAAAATAGACGGTATGGTTACAAGCTATTATGAGTGGTATCAGGGCGCACACATTGCAGTCGGGAAATCAGGCGGCAGTATGCATAAAGCAGAAAGCCTCGTATCATACATCTATTACGGTTTTAACCAGAGCACACTGTTTTTGAGGATAGACCCCAAGACATCATTTAATGACTTTCCGCCTGATACAACATTTTCCATAAATATTGCAAAGCCGTTTGCATTCAGAATCAATGTGGCATACAGAAATGGATTAGTACAACCCGAACTTTTTGAAAAGAAAAATGGAGAATGGGAAAAGATAAAAGATATAACTGAAGCGGCAATGCAGGACATACTGGAAATAGCCATACCCTTCAAAGACATAAAAGCCAAAGCAGAGGATGAACTCAACCTCTTTATCACCGCTTACAGAGGCAATGAAGAGATTGAGCGTTGTCCATGGAGGGGGAATATAAGCGTGACAGTCCCCACGCCTGATTTTGAGGCGACTATGTGGTATTGA
- a CDS encoding N-6 DNA methylase: MLKTYFKRLFDVAKRGDAREESYYSSLEELLKNYAASINKKQVHITTLPKKTDAGNPDFRIWDGKQQIIGYIEAKAPTTEYLDQIETSGQLKRYLHIFPNLLLTNFFEFRLYRNGVLVDKVLTGRPYVIHKLKTVPPVEKETEFLKLLEKFFSFSLPKVYDAKNLAVELAKRTRFLKDEVIAQELEEEEKRGKGNILGFYKVFKEHLISGLTKEDFADLYSQTITYGLFAARTRTENGFNRKLAYDKIPKTIGILRDVFRFISLGDLPKPMEWIIDDISDVLATTDVYKLLDEYFNQHKGKDPVVHFYETFLAEYDPKMREKRGVYYTPEPVVSYIVRSLHHILKEYFDKKDGFASQSVTVLDPAAGTLTFLAEAAKLAAEEFTSKYGEGKKAGFIKEHILKNFYAFELMMAPYAVGHLKMSFLLEELGYKLQADDRFKLYLTNTLEMEELAQTELPGMVSLSEESHLAGKVKKEQPILVILGNPPYSGHSTNVYDEVKVYYQVDGKPLGEKNPKWLQDDYVKFIRFAQWKIDLAGEGVLGFITNHSYLDNPTFRGMRQSLMQSFDEIYLLDLHGNSLKKERCPDGSKDENVFDIQQGVAIALFIKRKNVKKKISHSELWGVREDKYDWLNKHDIKTTKWKTIRPKSEFYLFIPRDEGLLKQYEMYPKVTDIFPLNSVGIVTSRDDFVIDSDKAALKRRIMQFRDKKMPDEIIREAYNLKDKPNWKIKDIRESIMKDDDWEQAITKILYRPFDIKWIFYHDILIERSRKEVMQHMLQENLALITHRREELDIPYTHFLATNLISEHGCLSTKTTNYHFPLYLYQPKDKPKKKSLSSVMLLFEPQAEYGAKKPNLSPVLLEKLSKDFKKEPSPEEIFCYLYAVLYSNIYRTKYAEFLKIDFPRVPFTQDYKLFKKMGGYGEKLVELHLLKSSELDAPTAKFEGKGNDKVEKPRYEKGKLYINKDQYFEGISHEVWEYQIGGYQVCDKWLKDRKGRPLSLDDITHYCKVVTALKKTIEVQSKIDSAYPEIEKEIIKF, encoded by the coding sequence GTGCTGAAAACATATTTTAAACGGCTATTTGATGTCGCAAAAAGAGGGGACGCAAGAGAGGAAAGTTATTATTCCTCGCTCGAAGAACTCCTTAAAAACTACGCTGCGTCTATCAATAAAAAACAAGTCCACATTACCACTCTGCCTAAAAAGACTGATGCGGGAAATCCTGACTTCAGGATATGGGATGGAAAGCAGCAGATTATCGGCTACATAGAAGCCAAAGCGCCGACAACCGAATATTTAGACCAGATAGAAACATCGGGCCAGTTAAAACGGTATTTACATATCTTCCCGAATTTATTATTAACCAATTTCTTTGAATTCAGGCTTTACCGCAACGGCGTTTTAGTTGACAAAGTTTTGACAGGCAGGCCATACGTTATTCACAAACTCAAGACTGTGCCTCCTGTTGAAAAAGAAACTGAATTTCTTAAACTCTTAGAAAAATTTTTCTCGTTCTCTCTGCCGAAAGTCTATGACGCTAAAAATCTTGCTGTTGAGCTTGCAAAAAGAACGCGCTTCTTAAAAGATGAGGTCATTGCCCAAGAATTGGAAGAAGAAGAGAAAAGGGGCAAGGGGAATATCCTCGGCTTTTATAAGGTCTTTAAAGAGCATCTCATAAGCGGGCTTACTAAAGAAGACTTTGCAGACCTTTATTCGCAGACTATCACATACGGATTATTCGCTGCCAGAACAAGAACAGAAAACGGCTTTAACAGAAAACTTGCTTATGACAAAATTCCAAAGACAATCGGCATTTTAAGGGATGTCTTCAGATTTATTTCGCTTGGCGACCTCCCTAAACCTATGGAGTGGATTATTGACGATATCTCGGATGTTCTGGCTACAACCGATGTTTATAAGCTGCTTGATGAATATTTTAATCAACACAAAGGCAAAGACCCTGTTGTTCATTTTTATGAAACATTCCTTGCAGAATATGACCCGAAAATGCGAGAGAAAAGAGGCGTATATTACACACCTGAACCTGTTGTCTCATACATTGTTCGCTCTTTGCATCATATCCTGAAAGAATATTTTGATAAGAAGGATGGTTTTGCGAGCCAGTCCGTAACAGTCCTTGACCCTGCGGCAGGAACGCTCACGTTTCTTGCAGAAGCCGCAAAACTTGCAGCGGAGGAATTCACATCAAAATACGGCGAGGGTAAAAAAGCAGGCTTTATCAAAGAACACATTCTCAAAAACTTCTATGCCTTTGAACTAATGATGGCTCCTTATGCAGTCGGCCATCTGAAAATGTCTTTCCTGTTGGAAGAACTCGGCTACAAACTTCAGGCAGACGACAGATTTAAACTTTACCTCACTAATACTTTGGAAATGGAAGAGCTTGCACAGACAGAACTTCCGGGCATGGTCTCACTCTCAGAAGAATCGCACTTGGCAGGAAAGGTAAAGAAAGAACAGCCTATTCTGGTAATCCTCGGCAATCCGCCGTATTCAGGCCATTCAACCAACGTATATGATGAGGTAAAGGTTTATTATCAGGTTGACGGAAAGCCGCTTGGTGAGAAGAATCCCAAATGGCTTCAGGATGACTATGTGAAGTTTATCCGTTTTGCCCAGTGGAAGATTGATCTTGCAGGAGAAGGAGTCTTAGGCTTTATAACAAACCACAGCTATCTTGATAACCCGACATTCAGAGGAATGCGTCAATCTTTAATGCAGAGCTTTGACGAGATTTATCTGCTTGACCTTCATGGCAACAGTCTTAAAAAAGAAAGATGTCCTGATGGTTCTAAAGATGAGAATGTCTTTGATATTCAGCAGGGTGTTGCTATTGCTCTGTTCATTAAGAGAAAGAACGTAAAGAAGAAGATTTCACATTCTGAACTATGGGGCGTAAGAGAAGACAAATATGATTGGCTTAATAAACACGATATTAAAACAACAAAATGGAAAACAATCAGGCCGAAATCCGAGTTTTATCTTTTTATACCGAGAGATGAAGGGCTATTAAAACAATATGAAATGTATCCAAAGGTAACCGATATCTTTCCATTAAACAGCGTTGGAATAGTCACATCAAGAGATGATTTTGTTATTGATTCTGACAAAGCTGCTCTGAAAAGAAGAATTATGCAGTTCAGAGATAAAAAAATGCCTGATGAAATTATTCGAGAGGCATATAACCTGAAAGACAAACCTAACTGGAAGATTAAGGATATAAGAGAGAGCATCATGAAAGATGACGATTGGGAACAGGCAATAACAAAGATTCTTTATCGCCCCTTTGACATAAAGTGGATTTTTTATCACGATATTTTGATAGAAAGATCGCGTAAAGAAGTTATGCAACATATGTTGCAAGAGAACTTAGCATTGATAACACACAGACGTGAGGAACTTGATATTCCATATACTCATTTTCTTGCAACTAATCTGATATCTGAACACGGCTGTCTGTCTACAAAAACTACAAACTATCACTTTCCCCTTTATCTATATCAACCAAAAGACAAACCTAAAAAGAAGTCGCTGAGCAGCGTCATGCTGCTTTTTGAACCGCAGGCGGAATATGGTGCAAAAAAACCGAATCTATCTCCTGTATTACTGGAGAAATTATCAAAGGACTTCAAGAAGGAGCCTTCGCCTGAAGAAATCTTCTGCTACCTCTATGCAGTGCTTTATTCAAACATCTACAGGACAAAATACGCCGAGTTTCTAAAAATAGATTTTCCGAGAGTTCCTTTCACACAAGATTATAAGCTCTTCAAAAAGATGGGCGGTTATGGCGAAAAGCTTGTTGAACTGCATCTTCTGAAATCCTCAGAGCTTGACGCGCCTACTGCAAAGTTTGAAGGCAAGGGAAATGATAAAGTTGAAAAACCGAGATATGAAAAAGGAAAACTTTATATAAACAAAGACCAGTATTTTGAGGGCATATCTCACGAGGTCTGGGAATATCAAATCGGTGGTTATCAGGTCTGCGACAAATGGCTTAAGGATAGAAAGGGAAGACCTCTATCTCTTGATGACATAACGCATTACTGCAAGGTCGTAACTGCCCTAAAAAAGACAATAGAGGTTCAGTCAAAAATTGACAGCGCATATCCTGAAATTGAAAAAGAAATTATAAAATTCTAA
- a CDS encoding NAD(P)/FAD-dependent oxidoreductase, with product MKYIIIGNGVAGTTAAINIRKIDHEGEITILSDEAYPFYSRIRLMEYISGDVDENGLIIYKDAWYEKNDIKLLLNTPVSEIDKNKKEVITHSGHILKYDTLLIAAGGLSFVPPISGSDKKGVFTLRTLKDAIEIKKYSEQSKRVVLIGGGVLGLEVGNSLRKTGHSIFVVEFFPRLLPRQMDTEGAEILKTQMEKMGFAFFLGAKTREITGDEKVKSVILDDGTIIDCDMVIISAGVKPNAELADKFGIKCDKGHKGLTVNDRLETEINDIYAAGDIAEHNGICYGIWPAAEEQGKIAGVNMAGGSATYTGTLPSNILKIAGINLISAGDIDPDKNLEAIVQKDSESFIYRKLVIKDNCIAGCILYGNIDAWKKIKKAMNEKKDISRIKTDLEKWDMEAL from the coding sequence ATGAAATACATCATTATCGGCAATGGCGTTGCAGGGACAACTGCCGCAATCAACATAAGAAAGATTGACCATGAAGGAGAGATAACCATACTCTCTGACGAGGCTTATCCTTTTTACAGCCGCATACGGCTTATGGAATACATAAGCGGAGACGTGGATGAAAACGGCCTTATCATTTATAAAGACGCATGGTATGAAAAGAACGACATAAAGCTGCTGCTTAACACACCTGTATCTGAGATAGATAAAAACAAAAAAGAAGTCATCACACATTCAGGGCATATACTGAAATACGATACGCTTCTTATTGCAGCGGGAGGCCTCTCATTCGTCCCGCCAATCTCCGGCTCTGATAAAAAAGGGGTGTTTACGCTAAGAACACTTAAAGATGCCATTGAAATCAAAAAATACTCTGAACAATCAAAGAGAGTCGTCCTGATAGGTGGAGGAGTCCTCGGACTTGAGGTTGGAAACAGCCTGAGGAAGACAGGACATTCAATATTTGTGGTGGAGTTCTTCCCAAGACTGCTTCCAAGGCAGATGGATACGGAAGGCGCTGAAATCCTGAAAACACAGATGGAAAAAATGGGATTTGCCTTTTTCCTTGGCGCAAAGACACGGGAGATAACAGGGGACGAAAAGGTTAAGAGCGTTATTCTTGATGACGGAACAATTATTGACTGCGATATGGTGATAATATCTGCCGGAGTCAAACCCAATGCAGAACTCGCTGATAAATTCGGAATCAAATGCGATAAAGGGCATAAAGGACTTACTGTAAATGACAGGCTTGAGACAGAGATTAATGACATATACGCTGCAGGCGACATTGCAGAACATAATGGGATATGCTACGGCATATGGCCTGCCGCAGAGGAACAGGGCAAGATTGCAGGAGTCAATATGGCAGGAGGCAGCGCAACCTATACAGGCACGCTGCCTTCAAACATTCTGAAGATAGCGGGGATAAATCTGATTTCTGCCGGAGATATAGACCCTGACAAAAACCTTGAAGCAATCGTGCAAAAAGACAGCGAAAGTTTTATATACAGAAAACTCGTTATAAAAGATAATTGTATTGCAGGCTGCATACTGTATGGTAATATTGACGCCTGGAAAAAGATTAAAAAGGCAATGAACGAAAAGAAAGATATAAGCCGTATAAAAACAGACCTTGAAAAGTGGGATATGGAGGCATTGTAG
- a CDS encoding metal-dependent hydrolase — protein sequence MDPITHSLAGAAIAQLGFKRKGAFWVLLISSFAPDLDYITRFWGVDVFLRYHRGITHGILALFLAPLIIAVIAGFRKGFFYYYFLSFLSYGIHIFMDLTNQYGTRVLSPFDWNAYSLDISFIIDPYISIGLFLCVVLGRFNRKRAALIAAITFILFFSYFGGRYYLRNAAKDFLKEKLEANTYKMCPLPNDFLRWWFIAKSGDEIKVGFADLFTKRICIQDTFTFNDKNPLIKRSKETKFVQNFLYFARYPYPEIKKEGGRTIVLWRELAYSFMSGEHFTASVTFDENNKPVKSEFKF from the coding sequence GTGGACCCGATAACTCACAGCCTTGCAGGAGCGGCAATCGCACAGCTTGGATTCAAAAGAAAAGGAGCCTTCTGGGTGCTGCTGATCTCATCCTTCGCGCCTGATCTTGACTACATAACAAGATTCTGGGGAGTGGACGTATTCCTCAGATACCACCGCGGAATAACGCACGGAATTCTTGCCCTTTTTTTGGCGCCGCTGATTATAGCCGTTATAGCCGGCTTCAGAAAGGGGTTTTTCTATTACTATTTCCTGTCTTTCCTGTCCTACGGTATTCATATATTTATGGATCTCACAAACCAGTATGGCACACGTGTTCTTTCGCCTTTTGACTGGAATGCATATTCGCTGGATATCAGTTTTATCATAGACCCGTACATATCAATCGGACTATTTTTATGCGTGGTCCTCGGCAGATTCAACAGAAAAAGAGCCGCTCTGATCGCTGCAATTACATTTATACTTTTCTTCTCATATTTCGGCGGCAGATATTATTTGCGCAATGCAGCCAAGGACTTCCTCAAAGAAAAACTCGAAGCTAATACCTACAAGATGTGTCCTCTGCCGAATGATTTTCTGAGGTGGTGGTTTATAGCAAAATCAGGCGATGAGATAAAAGTCGGCTTTGCCGACCTTTTCACAAAGAGGATATGCATTCAGGATACATTTACGTTTAACGATAAAAACCCTCTGATTAAGCGTTCAAAAGAGACAAAGTTCGTGCAAAACTTTCTCTACTTTGCAAGATACCCCTACCCCGAGATAAAAAAAGAAGGCGGCAGGACCATAGTGCTGTGGAGGGAACTTGCCTATTCATTCATGTCCGGAGAGCATTTTACGGCAAGTGTCACATTTGACGAAAATAACAAACCGGTTAAATCGGAATTCAAATTTTAG
- a CDS encoding acyl-CoA dehydrogenase family protein, whose translation MDYLLTEEQTMIRDLARQIAEDKIVPVRRELDEKEEFPWEIMKVIAQSDLFGLFIPEEYGGLGKGSLELCIAVEELSRACLGVSTTYAANALGAYPILLFGSDEQKKKYLPDIASGKRLVAFGLTEANAGSDAAGIQTTAKLAGNEYVLNGTKQWITNGGEAEVYTIIALTDKTKGPRGASAFIVEKGTPGFTFGKKEEKMGIRASSTTELIFENCRIPKENLIAKEGMGFVVAMKTLDNSRGGVGAQGVGVAQGAFDEAVKFAKQRVQFGHPIISFQAVQHMLADMATEIEAARALVYAVARFIDSGAKDVTKESAMAKVFATDVAMKVTTNAVQVMGGSGYMREYPVEKMMRDAKILQIYEGTNQIQRNVIGQALMKKQK comes from the coding sequence ATGGATTATCTTTTAACTGAAGAGCAGACAATGATAAGAGACCTTGCAAGGCAGATTGCGGAAGATAAGATCGTGCCTGTAAGAAGAGAGCTTGACGAGAAAGAAGAATTCCCGTGGGAGATAATGAAGGTGATTGCACAGTCAGACCTGTTCGGGCTTTTTATACCGGAAGAATACGGAGGACTCGGAAAGGGCAGCCTTGAGTTGTGCATTGCTGTTGAGGAACTATCAAGGGCATGCCTTGGCGTTTCAACAACTTATGCTGCAAATGCGCTTGGGGCATATCCAATCCTTCTTTTCGGCTCTGATGAGCAGAAAAAGAAATATCTGCCTGACATAGCTTCAGGTAAAAGGCTTGTTGCATTCGGCCTTACTGAGGCGAATGCGGGAAGCGATGCAGCAGGCATCCAGACAACCGCAAAACTTGCAGGAAATGAATATGTGCTTAACGGCACAAAGCAGTGGATAACGAACGGCGGCGAAGCAGAGGTATATACAATAATTGCCCTGACTGACAAGACAAAGGGGCCCAGAGGCGCATCAGCTTTCATTGTGGAAAAAGGAACTCCGGGGTTTACTTTCGGCAAGAAGGAAGAGAAAATGGGAATCAGGGCATCCTCCACAACCGAGCTGATATTCGAGAATTGCAGAATCCCGAAGGAAAATCTCATCGCAAAAGAAGGTATGGGCTTTGTTGTTGCCATGAAGACTCTGGATAACTCAAGGGGCGGTGTTGGAGCTCAGGGGGTAGGAGTTGCACAGGGCGCATTTGATGAGGCTGTGAAATTTGCTAAACAGAGGGTTCAGTTCGGACATCCGATTATAAGCTTTCAGGCAGTCCAGCATATGCTTGCTGATATGGCGACTGAGATAGAGGCTGCAAGGGCGCTTGTTTATGCTGTTGCCAGATTCATAGACAGCGGTGCAAAGGACGTAACAAAAGAGTCTGCCATGGCAAAGGTATTTGCGACAGATGTTGCGATGAAGGTTACTACGAATGCTGTTCAAGTGATGGGCGGCTCAGGTTATATGAGGGAGTATCCTGTTGAGAAGATGATGAGGGATGCAAAGATACTTCAGATATATGAGGGGACAAACCAGATTCAGAGGAATGTCATAGGACAGGCTCTGATGAAGAAGCAGAAATAA
- a CDS encoding DNA gyrase inhibitor YacG, which produces MSLRGEAEAISKGEIPRFARNDNERYFQVKIKCPMCKKTTTWEENPNRPFCSERCKLLDLGKWVFEEYKIPGEKAEEKKEETKKSDEKDK; this is translated from the coding sequence ATGTCATTGCGAGGCGAAGCCGAAGCAATCTCAAAAGGCGAGATTCCTCGCTTCGCTCGGAATGACAACGAGAGGTATTTTCAGGTGAAAATTAAATGCCCTATGTGTAAAAAGACAACGACATGGGAAGAAAATCCAAACAGGCCGTTCTGCTCTGAAAGATGCAAGCTCCTGGACCTCGGTAAATGGGTGTTTGAGGAATATAAGATTCCTGGAGAAAAAGCTGAAGAGAAAAAAGAAGAGACAAAAAAATCAGATGAAAAGGATAAATAA